A window of the Bacteroides thetaiotaomicron VPI-5482 genome harbors these coding sequences:
- the ndk gene encoding nucleoside-diphosphate kinase — translation MIEKTLVILKPCTLQRGLVGEITHLFERKGLRLAGMKMMQLTDELLSEHYAHLSSKPFFQRVKDSMMATPVIVCCYEGVDAIQAVRTLAGPTNGRLAAPGTIRGDYSMSFQENIVHTSDSPETAAIELTRFFKPEEIFDYKQATFDYLYANDEY, via the coding sequence ATGATCGAAAAAACGCTGGTTATTTTGAAGCCGTGTACCCTTCAACGGGGATTGGTTGGTGAGATCACTCATCTCTTTGAACGTAAAGGACTACGGTTGGCCGGCATGAAAATGATGCAACTGACGGATGAATTATTAAGCGAGCATTATGCCCACCTGAGCAGCAAGCCTTTCTTTCAGCGCGTGAAAGATTCGATGATGGCAACTCCTGTCATTGTTTGTTGTTACGAAGGTGTGGATGCTATTCAAGCAGTCCGTACGTTGGCGGGACCAACTAATGGACGTCTGGCTGCGCCGGGAACCATTCGTGGGGATTATAGTATGAGTTTTCAAGAAAACATCGTTCATACTTCCGATTCTCCGGAAACTGCGGCTATCGAATTAACGAGATTTTTTAAACCTGAAGAGATATTCGACTACAAACAGGCGACTTTTGACTACCTGTATGCGAACGACGAATATTAA
- a CDS encoding peptidoglycan DD-metalloendopeptidase family protein — protein sequence MNFNCIIKTGLVAVAAMVSLSSFSQDLIARQAPIDKKLKTVDSLALQKQIRAEQSEYPALSLYPNWNNQYAHAYGNAIIPDTYTIDLTGFCMPTPSTKITSPFGPRWRRMHNGLDLKVNIGDTIVAAFDGKVRIVKYERRGYGKYVVIRHDNGLETIYGHLSKQLVEENQLVKAGEVIGLGGNTGRSTGSHLHFETRFLGIAINPIYMFDFPKQDIVADTYTFRKTKGVRSAGSHDTQVADGTIRYHKVKSGDTLSRIAKVRGVSVSTLCKLNRIKPTTTLRIGQVLRCS from the coding sequence ATGAATTTCAATTGCATTATTAAAACAGGATTGGTAGCTGTAGCAGCTATGGTCAGCCTGAGCTCTTTCTCTCAAGACCTGATTGCCCGCCAAGCTCCGATAGACAAGAAATTAAAAACCGTAGACTCTTTGGCACTTCAGAAACAGATCCGTGCCGAACAGTCGGAATATCCCGCCTTAAGTCTTTATCCAAACTGGAACAACCAGTATGCACATGCTTACGGCAATGCTATCATCCCCGACACTTATACCATCGACCTCACAGGCTTCTGTATGCCGACTCCGAGTACGAAGATTACTTCGCCTTTCGGTCCCCGCTGGAGAAGAATGCACAATGGTCTGGACCTGAAGGTGAACATCGGTGACACGATTGTAGCTGCCTTTGACGGTAAAGTACGTATCGTGAAGTATGAACGCAGAGGATATGGTAAATATGTAGTGATTCGTCATGACAATGGATTGGAAACCATATACGGACACTTGTCCAAACAACTCGTTGAAGAAAATCAATTGGTAAAAGCCGGCGAAGTGATCGGTCTGGGTGGTAACACCGGACGTTCTACCGGTTCTCATCTCCACTTTGAAACCCGCTTCCTGGGAATCGCCATCAACCCGATTTATATGTTCGACTTCCCGAAACAGGATATCGTAGCCGATACTTATACTTTCCGCAAGACGAAAGGTGTGCGTAGTGCCGGTTCTCACGACACTCAGGTAGCCGACGGAACGATCCGTTATCATAAAGTGAAGAGCGGAGATACATTGTCACGTATCGCTAAAGTGCGTGGAGTATCGGTCAGTACGCTTTGTAAGCTGAACCGTATCAAGCCGACGACCACCTTGCGTATCGGACAAGTTTTACGTTGTTCGTAA
- a CDS encoding DUF1599 domain-containing protein, whose product MKDTKQQFEHVIALCRDLFSKKLHDYGPAWRILRPASVTDQIFIKANRIRSIETKGVTLVNEGIRSEFIAIVNYGIIGLIQLELGYAESADISNEEALALYDKHAKEALELMLAKNHDYDEAWRSMRVSSYTDLILMKIYRTKQIESLAGNTLVSEGIDANYMDMINYSVFGLIKIEFEG is encoded by the coding sequence ATGAAAGATACCAAGCAACAATTTGAACATGTCATTGCCTTGTGCCGTGACTTATTCTCCAAGAAGCTGCACGATTACGGGCCTGCATGGCGTATCCTGCGTCCGGCTTCGGTTACTGATCAGATTTTTATCAAAGCTAACAGGATTCGCAGTATCGAAACCAAAGGGGTGACTCTGGTTAACGAAGGAATCCGTTCGGAATTTATTGCGATAGTCAATTATGGCATTATCGGTCTGATCCAGCTGGAACTGGGCTACGCCGAATCTGCCGACATCAGCAATGAGGAGGCTTTGGCTTTATATGACAAGCATGCAAAGGAAGCGCTGGAGCTGATGCTTGCCAAAAATCATGACTATGATGAGGCTTGGCGCAGTATGCGTGTGAGTTCCTACACAGACTTGATTCTGATGAAGATATACCGTACCAAGCAGATTGAAAGTCTGGCAGGGAACACGTTGGTGTCGGAAGGTATCGATGCTAACTATATGGATATGATTAATTATTCAGTATTCGGATTGATTAAGATAGAATTTGAAGGATAA
- a CDS encoding BT_3928 family protein — MKDKNLHIIQKTGANVCRFLLAASFIFSGFVKAVDPLGFQYKIQDYLTAFGVISWFPSFFPLLGGIILSAIEFSIGIFLFFGIKKTISTTLALVLMIFMTPLTLYLAIFDPVSDCGCFGDAWVLTNWETFAKNIVLLLAAIATFQWRKMLIRFVTRKMEWLISLYTIFFVFTLSFYCLDRLPVLDFRPYKIGQNIMKGMSIPEGAKPSVYESVFILEKNGEKKEFTLDNYPDSTWTFVDTRTILKEKGYEPSIHDFSMMDLSTGDDITEDVLTDMGYTFLLVAHRIEEADDSNIDLINEIYDYSVEHGYRFYCLTSSPEEQIELWKDKTGAEYPFCQMDDITLKTMIRSNPGLMLIKNGTILNKWSDEDIPDEYVLTDKLENLELGQQKVRSDVHTIGYVFLWFVIPLLLVLGVDILIVRRRERKNEKRKQQQEVKEQ; from the coding sequence TTGAAGGATAAGAACTTACATATCATCCAGAAGACAGGAGCGAATGTCTGCCGTTTCCTTTTAGCGGCATCGTTCATCTTTTCCGGTTTTGTGAAGGCTGTCGACCCGCTGGGCTTCCAGTATAAGATACAGGACTATCTGACCGCCTTCGGGGTGATTTCATGGTTTCCTTCTTTCTTCCCGTTGTTGGGAGGCATAATATTATCCGCCATCGAATTTTCAATCGGTATCTTCCTGTTCTTCGGTATCAAGAAAACAATCTCCACCACATTGGCGTTGGTGCTGATGATCTTCATGACACCGCTGACGCTGTATCTGGCGATTTTCGATCCGGTGTCGGACTGCGGTTGTTTCGGCGATGCCTGGGTATTGACTAACTGGGAGACATTTGCAAAGAACATCGTACTGCTGCTTGCCGCGATTGCTACATTCCAGTGGAGGAAAATGCTGATCAGATTCGTGACCCGAAAGATGGAATGGCTGATTTCTCTGTACACGATATTCTTTGTATTTACACTGTCGTTCTATTGTCTGGACCGTCTGCCTGTGCTGGACTTCCGTCCTTACAAGATCGGACAGAATATCATGAAAGGCATGAGTATCCCCGAAGGAGCGAAGCCGAGTGTATATGAAAGTGTCTTTATCCTGGAAAAGAACGGGGAAAAGAAAGAGTTTACACTGGACAATTATCCGGACAGCACATGGACCTTTGTCGATACGCGTACCATTCTGAAAGAAAAAGGATACGAACCTTCGATTCACGACTTCTCCATGATGGATCTGAGCACGGGTGATGATATCACGGAAGACGTGCTGACGGATATGGGATATACCTTCCTGCTGGTGGCACATCGTATTGAAGAGGCGGACGACAGTAACATTGATTTGATTAATGAGATATATGACTACTCGGTAGAGCATGGTTACAGATTCTACTGCCTTACTTCCTCACCGGAAGAGCAGATAGAATTGTGGAAGGACAAGACCGGTGCGGAATATCCTTTCTGCCAGATGGACGACATTACGCTGAAGACGATGATTCGCTCCAATCCGGGACTGATGCTGATAAAGAACGGTACGATTCTGAACAAATGGAGTGATGAAGACATTCCGGATGAATATGTACTGACTGACAAACTGGAGAATCTGGAACTCGGTCAGCAGAAGGTCCGGAGTGACGTACATACGATTGGATACGTATTCCTGTGGTTTGTCATTCCGCTGTTGCTGGTGTTGGGAGTGGACATTCTGATTGTCCGCCGACGCGAACGGAAGAACGAAAAGCGGAAGCAGCAACAGGAAGTAAAAGAACAATAA
- the tpiA gene encoding triose-phosphate isomerase, with the protein MRKNIVAGNWKMNKTLQEGIALAKELNEALANEKPNCDVIICTPFIHLASVTPLVDAAKIGVGAENCADKASGAYTGEVSAEMVASTGAKYVILGHSERRAYYGETVAILEEKVKLALANGLTPIFCIGEVLEEREANKQNEVVAAQMESVFSLSAEDFSKIILAYEPVWAIGTGKTASPEQAQEIHAFIRSIVADKYGKEIADNTSILYGGSCKPSNAKELFSNPDVDGGLIGGAALKVSDFKGIIDAFNA; encoded by the coding sequence ATGAGAAAGAACATTGTTGCAGGAAACTGGAAAATGAACAAAACCCTTCAAGAGGGTATCGCTTTGGCAAAAGAACTGAACGAAGCATTGGCTAACGAAAAGCCCAACTGTGATGTAATCATCTGTACTCCGTTTATCCACTTGGCATCTGTTACTCCGTTGGTAGACGCTGCTAAGATCGGTGTAGGTGCTGAAAACTGTGCAGACAAGGCATCCGGTGCATATACAGGTGAAGTTTCTGCTGAAATGGTAGCTTCTACAGGTGCAAAATATGTAATCCTGGGTCACTCAGAACGTCGTGCTTACTACGGTGAAACTGTTGCTATCCTCGAAGAAAAAGTAAAATTGGCTCTGGCTAACGGTCTGACTCCGATCTTCTGTATCGGTGAAGTGCTGGAAGAACGCGAAGCTAACAAGCAGAACGAAGTAGTAGCTGCTCAGATGGAATCTGTATTCTCTCTGTCTGCTGAAGACTTCTCTAAGATCATCCTTGCTTACGAACCGGTTTGGGCTATCGGTACAGGTAAAACAGCTTCTCCCGAGCAAGCTCAGGAAATCCACGCTTTCATCCGTTCAATCGTGGCTGACAAGTATGGCAAGGAAATCGCTGACAACACTTCTATCCTTTACGGTGGTAGCTGCAAGCCTTCTAACGCTAAAGAACTGTTCTCTAACCCCGACGTAGACGGTGGACTGATTGGTGGTGCTGCTCTGAAAGTTTCTGACTTCAAGGGTATCATCGATGCGTTCAATGCATAA
- a CDS encoding SPOR domain-containing protein → MRKLGLLLWMLAFTAVGAQAQNIIKSLERTVPGQGKVTIHQDPKIEALIGVERPSMGEQKVLKAAGFRIQAYAGNNTREAKNDAYRVASRIKEYFPELTIYTSFNPPRWLCRVGDFRSIEEADAMMRKLKATGVFKEVSIVKDQINIPL, encoded by the coding sequence ATGAGAAAACTAGGTTTACTTTTATGGATGCTGGCTTTTACCGCTGTTGGTGCACAGGCGCAGAACATCATCAAGAGTCTGGAACGTACAGTGCCGGGACAGGGAAAGGTGACGATTCATCAAGACCCTAAGATAGAGGCATTGATAGGCGTGGAACGTCCTTCTATGGGCGAACAGAAAGTGTTGAAGGCAGCCGGATTCAGAATACAGGCGTATGCCGGTAATAATACCCGTGAGGCAAAGAATGATGCTTATCGTGTAGCTTCCCGCATCAAAGAGTATTTCCCCGAACTGACGATTTACACTTCGTTCAATCCTCCCCGCTGGCTTTGTCGTGTGGGTGATTTCCGGAGCATTGAAGAGGCGGACGCGATGATGCGTAAACTCAAGGCAACCGGTGTATTCAAAGAGGTCTCTATCGTCAAAGACCAGATCAATATTCCTTTATAA
- the folE gene encoding GTP cyclohydrolase I FolE: protein MLEKEEIVSPNLEELKSHYHSIITLLGEDAGREGLLKTPERVAKAMLSLTKGYHMDPHEVLRSAKFQEEYSQMVIVKDIDFFSLCEHHMLPFYGKAHVAYIPNGYITGLSKIARVVDIFSHRLQVQERMTLQIKDCIQETLNPLGVMVVVEAKHMCMQMRGVEKQNSITTTSDFTGAFNQAKTREEFMNLIQHGRV from the coding sequence ATGTTAGAAAAAGAAGAAATTGTCTCTCCGAATCTGGAGGAGTTGAAAAGTCATTATCACAGTATTATTACTTTGTTGGGTGAAGATGCCGGAAGGGAAGGTTTGCTGAAGACCCCCGAACGTGTTGCGAAGGCTATGCTGAGTCTGACAAAAGGTTATCACATGGACCCTCATGAAGTGTTGCGTTCGGCTAAGTTTCAGGAAGAATACAGTCAGATGGTGATAGTGAAAGACATTGATTTCTTCTCTCTCTGCGAACACCATATGTTGCCGTTCTACGGAAAAGCACATGTGGCATATATCCCTAACGGCTATATCACGGGATTGAGCAAGATTGCCCGGGTAGTCGATATCTTTTCCCATCGCCTGCAAGTGCAGGAACGCATGACGCTGCAAATCAAAGATTGTATCCAGGAGACACTGAACCCATTGGGAGTGATGGTGGTAGTGGAGGCAAAGCATATGTGTATGCAGATGCGCGGCGTAGAAAAACAAAATTCTATTACTACTACTTCAGACTTTACAGGAGCTTTCAATCAAGCCAAGACTCGCGAAGAGTTTATGAATCTGATTCAGCACGGCAGGGTGTAA
- the dnaG gene encoding DNA primase gives MIDQVTIDRILDAAQIVDVVSEFVTLRKRGVNYVGLCPFHNEKTPSFSVSPAKGLCKCFSCGKGGNSVHFIMEHEQMSYYEALKYLAKKYNIEIKERELTNEEKQAQTTRESMFIVNNFARDYFQNILKNHVDGRSIGLAYFRQRGFRDDIIEKFQLGYCTESHDAMSQEALRKGYKKEFLVKTGICYETDDHRLRDRFWGRVIFPVHTLSGKVVAFGGRVLSTATKGVKVKYVNSPESEIYHKSNELYGIYFAKQAIVRQDRCFLVEGYTDVISMHQSGIENVVASSGTALTPGQIRLIHRFTNNITVLYDGDVAGIKASIRGIDMLLEEGMNIKVCLLPDGDDPDSFARKHNSEEFQAFIREHEKDFIRFKTDLLMEDAGRDPIKRAELISNIVRSISVIPEAIIRDVYIKECSQHLRIEEKLLVAEVAKLREAQAEKANRPSYNHSSSTTGDTSGTAAASGTPAYSGAPTYSTPSSPYANAGMPPEPEYDDDGNIVSFADPMSAATGGAAGFPPGNAPASTTDTTVPGDSYTSFIPQEGKEGQEFYKFERLILQAVVRYGEKVMCNLTDEEGNEIPVTVIEYVVNDLKEDDLAFHNPLHRQILTEAATHIHDAGFIAERYFLAHPDQTISRLSVDLINVRYQLSKYHSKSQKIVTDEERLYELVPMLMINFKYAIVTEELKHMLYALQDPALAHDNEKCNSLMQRYNEMREVQSLMAKRLGDRVVLR, from the coding sequence ATGATAGATCAAGTTACCATAGACCGAATTTTAGATGCCGCACAGATTGTAGATGTAGTGTCTGAGTTTGTCACCCTGCGCAAACGCGGAGTGAACTATGTAGGTCTGTGCCCGTTCCACAACGAAAAGACTCCGTCATTCAGCGTCTCCCCTGCCAAAGGACTTTGCAAGTGTTTCAGCTGCGGTAAGGGCGGAAACTCGGTCCACTTCATCATGGAGCACGAACAGATGTCGTATTACGAGGCACTGAAATATCTCGCCAAGAAATACAACATCGAAATCAAAGAACGGGAGCTGACCAATGAAGAGAAACAGGCGCAGACAACGCGCGAAAGTATGTTCATTGTCAACAACTTCGCCCGCGATTACTTTCAGAATATCTTAAAGAATCATGTGGACGGGCGCAGCATCGGTCTGGCTTATTTCCGTCAGCGTGGATTTCGTGATGACATCATTGAGAAATTCCAGTTGGGTTACTGTACGGAAAGCCATGATGCCATGTCACAAGAAGCATTGCGCAAAGGCTACAAGAAAGAATTCCTGGTGAAAACGGGAATCTGCTACGAAACGGATGACCACCGTCTTCGTGACCGCTTCTGGGGACGTGTGATTTTCCCCGTCCATACCCTTTCCGGAAAGGTGGTCGCCTTCGGCGGACGTGTGCTCAGCACCGCCACCAAAGGGGTAAAGGTGAAATATGTCAACTCTCCCGAGTCGGAAATTTACCACAAGAGTAACGAGCTATACGGAATCTATTTTGCCAAACAGGCGATTGTCAGGCAGGACAGATGTTTCCTTGTGGAAGGATACACGGACGTTATCTCCATGCACCAGTCGGGCATAGAAAACGTAGTCGCTTCATCGGGCACCGCATTGACGCCGGGACAGATTCGTCTGATCCACCGTTTCACCAATAACATTACCGTACTCTATGACGGTGACGTAGCCGGTATCAAAGCCTCTATCCGCGGAATCGATATGCTGCTGGAAGAAGGCATGAACATCAAAGTATGCCTGCTTCCGGACGGAGACGACCCGGACTCCTTCGCCCGCAAACATAATTCGGAAGAATTCCAGGCATTCATCCGTGAGCACGAGAAAGATTTCATCCGCTTCAAGACCGACCTTCTGATGGAAGACGCGGGAAGAGATCCGATCAAACGCGCGGAACTGATTTCGAATATCGTACGAAGCATTTCCGTCATACCGGAAGCCATTATACGGGATGTCTACATCAAAGAATGCAGCCAACATCTGCGCATCGAAGAAAAACTGCTGGTAGCGGAAGTCGCCAAATTAAGAGAGGCGCAGGCTGAAAAAGCCAATCGTCCCAGCTATAATCATTCATCTTCAACAACCGGAGATACTTCCGGTACAGCTGCCGCTTCCGGCACACCGGCTTATTCCGGTGCTCCGACTTATTCTACTCCATCAAGTCCCTACGCCAATGCAGGAATGCCACCGGAACCCGAATATGATGACGATGGCAATATCGTATCTTTCGCAGATCCGATGTCCGCTGCTACAGGAGGTGCAGCAGGATTTCCTCCCGGCAATGCACCTGCCTCCACTACGGATACCACTGTTCCCGGAGATTCTTATACCTCCTTTATTCCGCAGGAAGGAAAAGAAGGTCAGGAGTTCTATAAGTTTGAGCGATTGATCCTGCAGGCAGTAGTCCGTTATGGTGAAAAAGTGATGTGCAACCTTACCGACGAAGAAGGAAATGAAATTCCGGTAACCGTTATCGAATATGTGGTGAATGATCTGAAGGAAGACGACCTGGCTTTCCATAATCCGTTGCACCGACAGATTCTGACAGAAGCCGCCACGCATATACACGATGCCGGTTTTATCGCGGAACGCTATTTCCTGGCACATCCCGACCAGACCATCAGCCGGTTGAGCGTGGACTTGATCAATGTACGTTATCAGCTAAGTAAATATCACTCGAAATCACAGAAGATCGTGACAGATGAAGAACGGCTGTACGAACTCGTCCCTATGTTGATGATCAACTTCAAGTATGCGATTGTCACGGAAGAACTGAAACATATGCTTTATGCCCTGCAAGATCCGGCACTCGCTCATGACAATGAGAAATGTAATTCGCTGATGCAGCGTTATAATGAGATGCGGGAAGTGCAAAGTCTGATGGCGAAGCGCCTGGGCGACCGCGTTGTATTACGCTAA